GTAGATGACCACCACTATCCAGGTGATGGATATAATTCCAAACACTTTCACATTACGTCTCATAGCGTTAGCGTGGTTGGATTCAGCTGCTACGAATGCAGGACAATCGAATTCATCGATCGGCACAAGGATTTCATCCAACGTTGTTTCGATCCAGCTGTTTagtgttgttggtttttgggtgTGGGACGAATCTCAATTACGAGAAATACCAGTCTCAATGGCATCTTTCGGTGATAATACTTATACGTTTCATTTTCTCATCATTGGCTTAGCCAGAGTTGGGAGATAACGGTGGACATTTGATGTTCCTTTGAGGAGTAAATTTCTGTTTCAATGATCactgaaaatagaaaataaaataaagcatattAATACAATGTTGGATAACAATCAATCTTTTCAATTGCTTATATAATAAGTTATGCTAAATTAACGTTACTATCCATTACTTCCAAGTAAGTTTCCAGAGATATAAGCTAAGAAAAACATACTAAAGCTGGATCATCTCATCACTGCTTGATATAGAAAATACTCTTCTATCCCCAATAATGGTCGCATGTTACGAAAGCAATTATTATACACGGTCCAATAAGCAATGCATCCGTCAGAAATCCGTGGTGAACGTTAGGCTGATAGCACTGCTCTACCATAAACGGGGTCGTACACTTCTGCAGCACGATTACATTAAAAAGTGGCCATCGTTTAAGTAATGCAAGAggtttgagaaaaatcgattctaCATCAATATCAAATTCGATTATTAAATGCTGCCCGGAACATCCGGTGTATCTTCTGTTCTGAACGATGTTTTTATCTTCCATTATAGTTTTAAATCCTTTTCAGAATAATACGATCAACCATCTTATAACGAAACCTTGTTTAATCCGTGTACGAAAAAACTCCCATTCGTTATTTGAAAACGTGGCTACGTGGGTGGTtcatttcatatatttttttcttcgttagaACGGCAAACCCATATTATATTCCAAACAATTTATAATATAAGTGAAGCAATCCATTCCACATCGAAATTATACTTGgtcaaatcaatttgtttctaaacaaatgtttgaaaaaaactttgaacCTATACtgtttatattgtttttataattttaacaaatttgctTTCATGATATACAAAATATTGCAGTACTTCTTGAGGTTTCAATAGTGACCGAAAACCGTTGACTTAAACAAGCTCTGCATCGTGAAAATCGTGTTTACCTACATACGATAGAACAACATCCCATGCTTCCAATGCCTTCAGAATGTCCATGGTTAATTGAAGGTTTGTTTCATCCTttcatgaaacatttttcgTGGCATTAGCAACTCCTTAAGTTCTTTGGGGTTCTTCCATACCCTTCGATATTATTGTTTTCAGTTCCCAATCCTAAACAATTGACCTACAAGTACGCCTTTCTTTAAAAATTGGTTCTTTCATGCAATTCGCAATATTCTTCTTACAAGCTTCTGAGTATTCCATATCAGACCCAAATATCTTCCATGTTCGGACTTCGACGCCGGACAGAAAAAGAATTCCAGAATTTCTAAATACATAATGCACCGTTTTAATGCATAATGGGTCTTGTTAAGCAACGTTTTTGCTCTTTATAAGAAGGATTTTCAGAGCCTCCAAATTTATTCGTTATGTGACATGGCTGCTCCTCATTAGGGGTTGGACTGTGAACAATTCTTCATCGAATATGACCAACCATCGTGAAAATCTTCTTCAAATGCTATCATCCAGTAGGTGGCGCCACTAGTTTTATCGATAGACCCATCGGTCGATGATCAGCAGTGGTTGCGTTAGCCTAATGTTGTTCGTAAAGATAGAGGACCGTGAGGAAAGTATAACATCAAAAGATGATATTATATGACGAATCTTGCAAAATTGGATTTGGACACTCAGTGAACGGATTGATCAAAAGCATATTATCAAAAGTACACtgtttatcatattttacaaaaatattacGTATCCAAAACACTGATAacttattcaaaattaaaaccacTAGTGACTTTCACCACTAGTGAAAAAACTCTTTGTAAACACAAAGCGAAAGTAAAGTAAGAAATATCTACGAACATCACACAATAACACCAGAagacgtgaaaagaagaacgaACACAAGTATTATAAGAAACACAccaaaagccagaaatggcaagcaaAAAACCTGCAAGGTTATAGAAGCACAAAGAAAAGTAAGTGGAATCGATTAAACAATTGGAACAGATTTGCAATGATTGAAGATATCATCGCAATCACGGGTGTCAAACCGAATGAATgctttataacaaaaaataaaatggcaaaataCAGACCCGTTtgggatttaaaaataaaatacattttcaataTTACAGGTACTCCAACAACAACTAGAATACAACCATAACCAAGAATACAACTATAACAATTATCGTTTTGTTGCCATTATTGACCGATTGTGTTCAGTATCAGCGAAAGCTCCAAGGGTGGTCTCCAGAACTTCTGAAGATTCCTGCACTGCCGCAGCTGCCATTACACTTAGGACTTTCGAGGACCTCCATACGCaacttaattttaaatttaaaaataaaattaaatgaaactcTTGACGCATCGTTAGACAATTCGCCCAGAAACTGCATGTCATATATTTGTTATGCATCTAAGACGTAATTCGAAAGCTgcaggcttttttttgtacagttTGATATAGGTACTTGAACACAAATATAGAGAAAACCATGCTAGGATGAGAAACATTGCACACATCTCTATTTCAGTCGCATGACCTCCACAATCACTATATTTGAAACTGATGATTTCTCTCTATGATAGATTTTTCAAGTAAAGGTTAATCGTTGAAAGTACCACAACGCGAATGCGCTTAAAGACAAATTTCTTTAAGGAGTAGCGCAAGATTCTAATGCAAATGCTTCTTTGTTTCATTAAATCTTGAGTTCGACCGTTTAAGTCGTTTTAAGCCATTCTGTACATCAGTCATATGAAACTCAAATTGTTTGACCCTTCAAATCAAACTTTCTTCCAGGTCGAATCGTATTCTATTCAGATGGTAAATAATGTGTAAAATTTTATGTGAAGTTCAGCGTTATCACCTGCATCATTGGATTAATCTATTGGCTGAGCTCAATAGCTGAACGAGTTTGagctattgtttgtttttctaaattgttttagaaaaggaaacaaatagaaatagaaCAGTGGTTAAGCGTTACTCATTACTCGGTTTAATTTAAGTCACAGTTAGCAAGGTATTAGGCGATGCAGTAAGAATACGAATACGAATTGAATACAGTGTCTGATGACTATAGTTGTATGGccatttaaatacaaaaataagaTTGCGATAAATAACGAATCCAACATTAGTAGTAAAAAATCGTGAAAGAACATCAATTCTTCTCTATCGGAACATCAACCTCAATAGATCTGGGCCAGTCATTGCTGAccttctttgactttatttacccatagccATTCCCAAACATCGCACAAATTAATCTTCATACATTGCCTGTAGGTGAAAATTATTAATCATGTAATTTTCACCAACAGGCAATATATTAACTAGCCACATGGTACttgaattaacaaaaaaaaaactaaagatAGTTGTTCACAAAAGCATAAACTTCACAATAACGGCAAAGCCGAAGAACTGCTGAAGCATTACCATTTCAGCATGGTTGAGAAACAGATCGTTACATGCCCTTGCTGCTCAATCGGTGCACTCAACATGGTGAAGGTAAATCCACCATCATTTGTCCGGAAAGAGAGGTACAAGGTGACTTcttaatggaaaaaatagtttcaaatAGCAATTCAACCATATCTCATGCCCATTATGATGAGACATGAACAGCAAAGTGTATCTTAATCTTAATCAATCTTATGTAACCAATGTAAAATTTAACTATTATACGATAGATACGATAGTAAAATCAGTACTTCCAAAATCACTTGTTGTACATACAGGCCACACGTTTAATGGATTTCTATGATAGAAGTAAACCATCACGATACGTCACATATTCGTTAAGCTCTGTTTAATTCCAATCGTATGCATGTAAAGACATGCAGCTTGCTTCTAATGCATTCAAGTTACTAGATAAGCGAATAAAACCACTTGCAATACTACTTTCACTTCCATTCGGAACATATTTAATATACGTTCAGGTTCATGCACCGCACAAAGATTAATGTGTCTATCCCTTTCATTTTCGCCAAATGGTATGCACTTGAGGATGAAGCCAAAAAAACCGCCATCTTCTGTATTCAATTGAATTTCCAACAAAACGGCATACGAGCGCCACTAGTTGCCAAGCATCCAATTCCTCAACCTTTCACTGGGCACTGTGGAGCATCATCTTAGTACATTGTCGAAACGGTAATATAGTTACCCAACGCTGCGAGCGAACGTAGATCGTTGGATAATCGTGAGAATCCGGATACCTAACCATGGTGCTAGTTCGGCTTAATTTTCCTCAGTTTGTGTAACCAGCCATATCTGGTGGGTTCAAATGTTGTACCGTGCTGGAAATGCTACTTTTAGGGTTGTTTTTTGATGATCTACAAAATTTGCATATAATTCACTGCAGCACTGATTGAGAGAAAACACATGTTGCATAATAATTATCTGTATGCGGATGTAAGTAACTATTTGCTTAACGGCAATAGCCTTTTGTATGTTAAAAGTTACCAGCAGATCAACAATATTATTAATCGAGCACTAACCACGATCTACGTTGTTCAATAACTTGCTATTGCTCAAGATCATTAAAGCGCAATTCGATTTCTATGTTCAAAATTCCATAACAATGATCAATGACAATGAACATGAGATGCACATTATACCTTTCCAGAATACGGGAACCGCTTTGCTAATGGGATGTCAGAGAAGTAGAAAACACAGTTTTTCCACATTTAAAATCTGTTTTTCTCCTGTCTCAGTATCTGACTTTCACTAGCGCACGGAGTGAGTATTTCTTCCGTAGCGCGGTTCAACTGTACCAACGATCACGTTTACGGCAACAATTCGCACATACTTCGACGTGACACGATCAACACAAGATCAGCTGACAGCCACACCGCTGGCACAAATTGAGTGGCGCGAAAAACTAGTTTGACGAACTGTAATACGCACATCGCCTAACACGATACGGTAATGTAATTGAATCTGGCCGAAATAATCATTGCTACTACAGACCGTATTTAGTACTAGCGCCACACTATTGACGGTGCAGTAGGGATGCTGTTGTTCCTGGCCGTAACACTGTTGTCTACTGTGTACGATACTGCAACCGCTTCTTCTGGATGCGGAATTGATTCTCTCGCGTAATCCCATTCAcactttttctcttttcatctttttgtaactctctctctctctttctctctctatctctctctctctctctccctctctcttgcTTTCGTGTACTTTCCTACTCCGTTTGTTCGGCTGTTCTCTGTTTCTCGTGCACAGGCACGGTCACAATCATTGGTTTGTGGCATGTGCCGTGTGGTAAGTATCTATTGCATTCGCGGGGGGCTACTAGCAACATCATCGATGGCTATTGTTTTACGTTCCACTTCGTAATCTTGTACGATGGGGAAGAGGAGGAGCGGATGGGAAGGTAAAGAAGAGGAAGCGAACAGACACCGCAAAATATAAtggggaaaaatgaaaccaaagtGAGTCACTTTTTTCTCACAGCCTGCTTCGCAGACATGGggaaaaaactaaataaatatatatatatatatatattttcccGTTCAAGATTCTTCGCGAATGCATCCACCAGTTAGCCACCCACCCTCTCCCCAACAGGCTTATTACCGCTCTACGTACGCAAACATCCCTTCTCTGCCTATTTGCGCCAGGGTTTGCTTACCTGTTTCTTCGCCGTTTGCCGTCTCGTCGTTACACGGGCAATACTGTGTGTAAATCTATGCACAATGATTCGCATCTCTTGGCACGAAGTCGTCCTCTGTGCATAGGTGCGGAATTGATGCACTACCACCAAACGCGCGCACTACATACGAAAGCGAAACGCGAACGTGAGTAAACCCCAAGAAAGGAGGCACATGAAGTAAGATCGGGTAAGAAAAGGAATAAACAGCAGCCgcaggttggttggttttgcgaACTCGCGTGGAAAAACCAACGGAGGgtgcaataataataagtaGGTCCCTTTTTCCTTGCCCTCCGAAAGCGCACGAAACCGTAGCACTGATGCTTAATCGTTCGGGCAAGCAAATTTCGTTATTCCAACGGCGATGAATGGATAGTGCCCAGCCTATAAACGCTGCAAAACGTCGATGGGTTCCACTCCCGTTTACCTCAATGGTACACGCACATTTTCCACTCCAAATACCAGCCTGCTTACTGTTCGACTGCTCAGGAGCAACCTGTCTGTCGCGTAGCTCTTGGAAACGGGGCACTAGTTCGACATTGCGATGTGTTTGCACTAGTATACCGTCCAGCTCCGTACCCGGTTACGTTTAGAATTTTCTACAACTGAGATGCGACCATCTTGGTGCTAAATATTCCCTTCCTGATGCTTTTACAACTGGCCCACCGGTCATCCGAATTTTCGTCCTACTACGCTTGCGTCCGGAAGAATCGATATCATGAATTTCACTCTTTCTACCTCCggcacacactctctctcactctccttATAACGCTATGATGCCATTCCCGTATGTAAAGCTGCTCCGTTGTTTGGTTCTAGCTGTTAAATGCATTTCGAATTAAAATATGTCACATTCACCCACCAAACGTGTATTTCAACGTGTATTTCCTTTCAAACCGCGCCAAACTGATGATTCAAAAACGGGGCAGTGTGCACGATAATATCAGATTCACCATTGTTGTGCGGCGCCGAACCGGACGGCCAACATCCGGGGCGGCAGCATTTACCCAGCACAGTCATGTGGTAATGAATCCGAGCCCCTTGCGGTTCCGAGCGCACTGTTTTGCGGCAGAAAATTACTTTCACTTTTTCTGGCGCTTGGGTGAGATTTTGCTCGGCGCATTGTATACAAACTTTtgtaaaaagcaaaaacgttTTCAACGACACCGGGTTGGTTCATATCGGTTACTGTCAAAACAGCGTCAAAATCCAAATCGTGAATGTGACAGCAATCCGATAGTTTTCCGATGCAGCGGTCGAGTTTTAGCAggtaatatgttttttttgatGGAATATTTTAAGAATCGGGCAAATATAGAATAAATAGACCATAAATATCTGTAAGTTtggaaaaaacacatcgaaacGATCATAACATTGGCTGACCCAAAAATGTTTCTTAACAAAGGATACAATTAGTTTTCTATGAAACTACACCAGTCGTGTATTTTCgtttcgcaaaaaaagggaaacaacgGGTTCTGTTGATTGCATCAACTTTTTACATGGCCGCGGGTAATATTTTATGGACCAACCGTTTTTATACACGCATTCAAGTACCAAAGAGTTCATGTGACATTTCGGATGCATATTTCCCATTGACAAAGTAGGAAGAgtagaaaaaacaataaaagttcCTTTTCTTGCGAGTACACAACAGTGATTTTAATACCCGTACAAAGAGGAAAGTCTAGGCCAGCAAGAGCAAAATTGATTAGTTTTGTTCGGTGGCACACTGTGGCGTATTGCGTTTGCAGTTATAACACCCGCGATACGTTGAGCGTTCATTTCGTGTCCAGTCGGAAAGTAAAGCGTATTCCGGATGGCtatcaaccaaaacacaaccgaGTCGTCGTTCCGTAGCTCCGGGAATGGTGGCAGTGATTCAGCGTCGGCCTTGCGTATGCTACTCGagcagttgctgctgcagaGTGTCAACAATGGTGATGCAAACTGTTTTACCGATGCGGAATATCAGAAAATATGCGAATGCATCGTCGTACTGCTGGTGGCGGATCAGATCGATGCCACTACCAAACACGAAATACGGAGCCTGCGATCGCTGGCCGACATCATTACGAAACAGTTCCAACAGCTGGTTGAACGGAAAGCTTTCCGCGAGCTGGTGAAGGATTGTCTTGAAAAGATGTACACCGTCGATGCGCTGTCCGTAAAGAAACTTCCCTCGCCGTTCGCTACAATCATGCTGGCACTCATGGACCCTAAGCAAGGTGTTGCGTGGATTCTGTCGAAAAACATGATCGACGAACATATCAGAAAAATTCTCAACGTTTTCATCGACTGGCTGTGTAAGATAAATTTTGCGCCAAACTTAAACGTTTGGATCATACAAATGGTCGAAGGTTTAATGGtaagtgatgatgatgtatttACAAACAACGGGCTCATAGCCAACTAATCATTGCTATGGTTTTCAACCTATTGTAGGCAAAGGGCAGAACAAATTGCATTTTGAACGTTCGGAAGGATAAATTGAAACAATGCAAGGAAGTAATGCTGCTCCCGCACTACCAACAGCAAGTTGGCCCAGTGATTAGTTGTTTGGAGTCGTGTGGAGATTTGCAATCGGTAATTTTCTAATAtggtcaaaacaaaaacaaaagacaccATTTGCCTACAagttatcatttttcatttactttcgcAGGACAACGTTCGTTTAAACTATGCATGTAACGAACGGTACGAGAATACTTCTGACGTGGACAATAGTTTGATTCGTTCCAATGCCCGCGTCGGTTTGGTCAATCTGGGCAATACATGCTACATGAACAGCGTGGTACAAGCGTTGGCAATGACTAAACAGTAAGTTCCATTCCTGCGCCCTAGCAGCTCACAAATGAATCGTCCTTCTTTTCTTGCTTAGGTTTTGTACGGAAGTTTTACTGAAGCAGATCGATGCGCCGCCATTCTCAGAAATTCAACAGCTCCTCGCACTGTTGATCCATTCACGGCGACCCGAACTAACGCCACGTGCCGTACTGGCATCAACAAGACCGCCTGGTTTCGCACCCGGTTACCAGCAGGATTCATCCGAGTTTCTTAGCTATCTACTCGATCGTTTGCACGAGCAGGAGAAAAAGCTGCTGCATGGAAATCAGCCACATAACGCACCTTCACTACCACCTGCTCCAAAcagtggtggcggcggtgggGGCAGCACTGGCAGCGAAGGTGGCAAAACACTAGTGCAGAAAACGTTCGAGGGTCTACTTTCGgttgggtgtttgtgtgcagttTGTAACAGTGCAAACCACACGACCGAGACGTTCCGGTCGCTCGATCTTTCCTTCCCGGACGATAGTGATCTTTCGGCATCAGGCGATGGTACACATTCGGTCCAGAAGCTGCTCGATTATTTTTGCTCGTCCGAGAAACTGGTCGGCGAGAATCAATACTTCTGTGATCGGTGTCAGCAGTTGCGCGATTGTGAGCGTTCCGTGACGGTTACGGTACCACCCCAGAACCTCATCCTGACCATCAAACACTTCCGGTATGACCAGATCCGAAACTTGCGCGCGAAGCTAATGAACAAGATATTACACAACGAGGACATTTCGCTTACCGTGACGGATGCGGATGGCCACTGCCGTCAGTTGCACTATCGCAACTATGCGGTAGTAGTACATTACGGTACAAGCATGGACTCGGGACACTACTACACCTACGCACAAGATGGTACGGGATCGTGGTTTAAGTTTAACGACAACTACGTTACGGAATGCTCAA
This Anopheles marshallii chromosome 3, idAnoMarsDA_429_01, whole genome shotgun sequence DNA region includes the following protein-coding sequences:
- the LOC128714427 gene encoding ubiquitin carboxyl-terminal hydrolase 35 translates to MAINQNTTESSFRSSGNGGSDSASALRMLLEQLLLQSVNNGDANCFTDAEYQKICECIVVLLVADQIDATTKHEIRSLRSLADIITKQFQQLVERKAFRELVKDCLEKMYTVDALSVKKLPSPFATIMLALMDPKQGVAWILSKNMIDEHIRKILNVFIDWLCKINFAPNLNVWIIQMVEGLMAKGRTNCILNVRKDKLKQCKEVMLLPHYQQQVGPVISCLESCGDLQSDNVRLNYACNERYENTSDVDNSLIRSNARVGLVNLGNTCYMNSVVQALAMTKQFCTEVLLKQIDAPPFSEIQQLLALLIHSRRPELTPRAVLASTRPPGFAPGYQQDSSEFLSYLLDRLHEQEKKLLHGNQPHNAPSLPPAPNSGGGGGGSTGSEGGKTLVQKTFEGLLSVGCLCAVCNSANHTTETFRSLDLSFPDDSDLSASGDGTHSVQKLLDYFCSSEKLVGENQYFCDRCQQLRDCERSVTVTVPPQNLILTIKHFRYDQIRNLRAKLMNKILHNEDISLTVTDADGHCRQLHYRNYAVVVHYGTSMDSGHYYTYAQDGTGSWFKFNDNYVTECSTSELQNIPSPNTPYILFYQLVTNNASEATEAAASSQGQTIGSSYGDIGGGMHENFPALNELPTRLQEFVRDDNLLYHREVQEQRDKKASKLPLLSLGGSGGNRRQSDDYDDPPPSSCGSKWLQSSNNFIF